A region of Nerophis lumbriciformis linkage group LG26, RoL_Nlum_v2.1, whole genome shotgun sequence DNA encodes the following proteins:
- the LOC140679859 gene encoding uncharacterized protein — translation MRMEEPGPSHIKKEEEYPLIPHFKKEEEDPLTPRFKEEAEDPLTPRFKEEVVDPLSPHIKEEEEDPLTPHIKKEEEEHSISQQGEHLEGLEEVDVTKMPVTGVPVKSEGDEVKGESEEKREAEPPSSSSTQHMTTEADGDHCGGSQADKLLAPLSDSEDTTSHSPDTDDEDSKDDKTCHTDNTHFTCSHCDKTFKYHCHLKRHMRTHTGEKPFSCSICGKDFTQKHHFKAHMRIHTGEKLFFCSECGKSFVINQYLKIHMRTHTGEKPFACSICGKDFTQSQSFKTHMRIHTGEKPFSCSECGKSFVINQSLKVHMRTHTGEKPFSCSICGKDFTQRTHFKAHTRTHSGEKPYSCSSCNKSFRYLNTLTAHMRTHTGEKVLSCSVCGERFSYKYQCKKHKCAGENSSSK, via the coding sequence ATGCGGATGGAGGAGCCAGGGCCCTCTcacattaagaaggaagaggaataCCCACTGATCCCTcattttaaaaaggaagaggaggacccactgacaccCCGATTTAAAGAGGAAGCGGAGGACCCACTGACACCCCGATTTAAAGAGGAAGTGGTGGATCCACTGAGCCCTCACattaaggaggaagaggaggatccactgacccctcacattaaaaaggaagaggaggaacacagcatcagtcagcagggagagcatcttgaaggactggaggaggttgatgtcaccaagatgccagtgactggtgtccctgtgaagagtgaaggtgatgaggtcaaaggtgagagtgaggagaagagagaggcggagcctccaagcagcagctcaactcaacacatgacaacagaagctgatggagaccactgtggaggatcacaagcagacaagctcttagctccactatcagatagtgaggacacaacgtcacactctcctgacactgatgatgaagactctaaagatgataagacatgtcacactgacaacacacacttcacatgttctcactgtgacaaaacatttaaataccattgtcatctgaaaagacacatgagaacacacactggagaaaaacctttttcatgttcaatctgcggtaaagattttactcaaaagcaccatttcaaagcacacatgagaatacacactggagaaaaactttttttctgctcagaatgtggtaaaagttttgtaattaaccaatatttaaaaatacacatgagaacacacactggagaaaaaccttttgcatgttcaatctgcggtaaagattttactcaaagTCAATCTttcaaaacacacatgagaatacacactggagaaaaacctttttcctgctcagaatgtggtaaaagttttgtaataaatcaaagtttaaaagtacacatgagaacacacactggtgaaaaacctttttcgtgTTCAATCTGCGGCAAAGATTTTACTCAAAGGACCCATTTCAAAGCACACACGAGAACGCACTCTGGTGAAAAACCCTACTCCTGTTCTAGCTGCAACAAAAGCTTTCGTTACCTAAACACTCTtacagcacacatgagaacacacacaggagagaaagtgttgagttgcagtgtgtgtggtgaaagattctcctataagtaccagtgtaagaaacacaagtgtgctggtgagaacagcagcagcaaatga